ATCGTAGCGTCTAATCTGAGAAAGCAGGTTGTAGTTTTTCAAGGGGCATAACAATTCTCTGTCGATCCTTTCCTGCATGAACAGCTCTCCTGTGTCTTTGTTGATATCGATATACTTTTTATTGCCTACGACATCTACTCGCATTTTTCGTTTATTCAGAGTCTTCACGTCTAATCCCAGATCAGTCGCTAAATTTGCAACCACTGAGCCTTCTTCCATTTCTTCGGGAACAGAATAATGGGTGACGGTGGACACCGTGTGCATCATGgcagaaataaagagaaatacaaaaacgtACCCTATCCAAGAACACTGATGAATTTGACGAGCCATCGAACATAATCCGTATAAACCTTCAAAGATATATCCGTTGTCTTTTCTCCTAATGAAAGTAAATGCTGGTCCTCaagaaaaaagtgtttcttaATGCTGCTGGTATTGGCAGAGATTTTTGTGAAATATGTCTTCCTGCCAATCCTCCAATGAACTATCGTGAAAACGATGATATCATCAAGGACGTCCACGtcaatgatgtatttttttttgtggagaGCAGCGACATGAATAGTCCTTCCTGAAGTTTCACACCTCTGAAACATTCTGTAATGTCAACATGTCGTTGACAGTCATGAATTGCTAATCAAATAGTAATTGAAAACgtgtgaaaaaatattttgcaaGTGTTTAATTCGTGTTTTAAACGTTATTCTTCTTGGATTGTGTGGCCATTAACTACAGTTTGGCTTTTTCCAGTTGAACTGTTTTATATACAGGtttaattacattaataaaacacaataaacagtCCGTGCCTTTATATGATGCCACTGTCCTTGCCTTCATGTTACACACACTTACACGCCAATTCTAATGTGTTTAGAAATGCTCATGCACTGTTGTTtagtcttttttaaatttgtttaaatgtcatttGTAAATTAGTGTGTTGTTTATGTCATGCTTCCACATGCAGCAAAAACCATTTTAATTATGTTGCCTGTCCATCTTGATCCTAACCTAAGAACAATGTGCAAGGATGGGCTAACATTGCAAATATCTCATGTTACAAGAATCACATAATTCTATCAATATTTCAATTATATCTGGAGGAGCCTTCCACCATCACTACGAAGAAGGtggacatgtttttataaacaactatgaaaaaagaataaaaatgtattgtggGAAACTGACGTCATTGTCACCTGATGCATCACATGACCGGTGACCAGTAAATAGGAAATAATAAAAGTTTGCGGTCAATTCAAGATAGCCTCTCACTTGGCTGCACGGTTATTGGTCGTCTCCCCCTCACTAAGGTAGGAATAATAGTTGTACAGTCAAAGAATTAGACGTATGTTGCGAGTAATGTGCTTTTAAATGGTGTTTTAAAAGAAGTTGTATTTAGGCCCAGCAACCCGTGATACTAACTGACCATTTCCCCGGCAGGATAGAGCTGTGTGAAAATAACTCTGTGGAAGTATGCCTTGTTTTAACTATTTGCATTGTTACGTGAGTCGGTGAGTGATGCTGGCAACtgatgtgttgtatttgtttctttttcataaaAGACCAGGCCAGCCACTGTCTAGGCCtatagtgtgttttttaaatttaattaaattatttgttttaatttatatttctgtcAATTGTCTCCCTTTTAGCTTAGGGCAACATAATTATTTTACATCTGTGTCTTAGTTGGTGCTCCTGCTCGGCGGCGCAGGCCTGGACCCAGGTGGAAAGTTGTCTGCTTTCAGTAGGGACTTCACGGTGTGACATTTTACAAGGGTATGCATGCAAAATAtctcacttttattattttctatagtGCTGGTTTGAATATtactggctttttttttttccttcacgGTTAGCAGGCACTGTGACCCAGCGGACCAGACCGTCCCAACTGAGGATGGTAACTTATGTAATCATTGTGAattatatttgccttttttttacccctttaCAGCTGACAAATGTTacctgtgtttatgtgtttatgtagtGGGGTGCTGACTGGTTTATACTGTTTTGATTTAgttcatattgtttatttagcatttttgcttgttttgtttatatggATTGGGTTAGCTTGTTTTGCCTTTCTCTTTATAGTTTAGTTTTTGTGTAGCCAACTGGGGTTcccctttgtttgtttaaccttgttttcagttgtttcttttttccgtTGGTAAAGCTGAGTGCCGCTCATTGGGGGGGGCTAGTAACCCTCACTATTTATTGTGGTGAAGATCGCCGGGGTACCCGAGTGAGTGACCTGTTTGCGATTTGCTGTGGCTGCACCTGgtgagtatttggttgcacccTAGTGTCACGACAAGTAGCCTGCCaccccattaactggcctcGGCTCACTTTaaatttagtttcttttttttgtatagacttttaaatgttacattttagatcATAATTTTAATCTCATTATataataaagatcatttatAAACTGAGtaattcttgttgtttttataaccCATTATTTTGTCTTCCAGCACCGTTTTCCTGAGTTTCCTTTTGATTTACAGTTAATAAAAGTTACTTTATTCTGAAAcacgtctctgcccctcagtccTGTACCTGTGTCCtactctttttatgtttatatcctGGGGTGCTAGTCCCCAGGTGGCGTTGTCGGTCCTCCGTCCCACTTTATTATAATTTCAATTTAACCACACTACCTCGCCACAGTCAcatatttgttaaataaatgtgcattataTTTTGGGAATTCATGCCTCTGTCCTAATTGTACCTGTTAAGGGACGCCTTAAAATCGTTTCACAATATCACCTTTAATTGAGTGTCCACGGGTTCTTCCTGCCCCTTAGCAGGAAGTGGCATTTGTAAGTTAATAGATAACCCCAGTCACGGTTACCAAggtctgttctctttttttttaaaaagagtttaGCTATATGTGGGCAATAAACGCATATAGTTTGCAAAAAAAGACCAAATTAAAATCTTTTGTATAGCTTGTTTGATAGAAATGatcagaaaatatgtttaattgaGGTTTTCCCATACCTGTAGGGTGGAGGCTGCTGAGTCACTAGTGTCTGTGAGTCCTGTGCCTCGTGGTATACTGGACACAATGTATCTGGAGCCCTTAGGCACAGGCTGTCTGACCACCATCTTTCCTTTCCTGGTCTCTGCTAAAAACAGACTGTACCAGTAGGCATCGTTGGAAACCAGAGTGGAGTCTGCGATGGTGGAGTTCCTCTCGCTGATCACACTGTTCCTGCAGGGAGGAGCCGCTTTGCTGTGCTTGGGTTTCTGACACTTGATTACGATGGTGACCAATATGGTGATCAGCAGGAGAAATGAAACCGCGCCAAGACCGATGACCAGGTACAGGTTTAGGTCTGAGAAGATGTCATACTCTAGAGGCACCTCGGTCATGTCAGAGTAGGCCTTCACGGCAGTCTCCACTGTGGACAGCTTGATGGTGACTGTAGCAGAGAGGGCAGGCTCTCCATTGTCCTTGGCGACAACAACCAGTCTCTGGTGGCGCGGGTCTCTGTAGCTGAACATCCTCATGGTCCGGATGTCCCCATTGTATTGGTCCAGACTGAACAAGGTGGCGTCAGTCACCTGCAGAAACTGGTAGGTGATCCGGGAGTTGTGCACCGAGTCTGTGTCCAAGGCTATCACTTTAGAAACCAGAGAGCCTTTATCGGTGGATCTGGGGATCTTTTCCTCCACCACCGAGCCCTGTGCGCGCCACGGAGAGACGATAACAGGAGCGTTGTCGTTCTGGTCCACAATGATGATGTGCACCGTCACGTTActgctgagaggaggagagcccGAGTCTCTGGCCTCGAcgtggaagagaaactccttctCGATCTCATAGTCAAAAGTTTTTAGTGCGTAAAGATTCCCGTTCTCTGGGTTGATGGAGAACAGCATGGACATGGAGGTGTTGGCTATCTCCCTCTCTAGGATGAAATAAACTAGGTACTGGTTTTCATGGAGGTCAGGGTCAAACGCAGAGAGGGAACTGAGCAGGGCTCCCGGAGCGTTATTCTCCTCTACACGTATAGTAAAAAATGACTGAGGGAATTGTGGCACATTGTCATTAACATCCAGCAGCTCTAATGTCATAGTTTCATTGTCAGATAAAGGAGGAGAGCCTCtgtctgtcacagtgaaagtgaTGTCATATTCAGGGACCTTCTCTCGGTCTAATGGCTCTGACACCACTAATTCATAATAGTTATCAGAGGACTCCCTCAGTTTGAAAGGAATGTTATGAGGAATATGAAGATCAATCACTCCATTGTCACCTGAGTCTTTATCACTGACACTCACCACTGCTATCACTGTGTCCAATTCTATGTTTTCATTGACTGGATTCTGAAATGATTTAATAGATATTTCTGGGTGGTTATCATTCATGTCCTCAACTATAATGTTGACAGTGCATTGTCCTGTTAAACTATTGACTCCTTTGTCTGTTGCAATAACTTCCATATCATAAATCCTGAAATCTTCATAATTTAACATTCCTTTGACAGTAATTTCACCAGTGGAAGGATTCAGATTAAATGTTTCCTGCGTTTTCTCAGATGTATATAAACTGTAGGAGTATGTTATATCAGAATTTGACCCCTCATCAAGGTCTGTTGCATTGAGATAAACAACCATGCTTCCAATAGGTGAATTCTCCATTATTTTGATGTCATAAGTAGCTTTCTCAAAAGTAGGTGTGTTGTCGTTTAGGTCTGAAACATGCACAATAACACTTGCAGTGCCCGAACGTGCAGGTGTGCCTCCATCTACAGCTGTGAGAATTAAATTATGCACAGCCTGCTGCTCTCGATCTAAACTCTTTGTTAAGATTAATTCGGCAAATTTTGACCCCTCCCTGCCGGTCTGAAGTTCAATACTAAAATGTTCACTTTCACTCAGATGGTATGTTTTCACCGAATTACTTCCAACGTCAGGATCAACTGCATTGCTGAGAGAGAATCTCTCACCTTTTGGCGTTGCTTCAGATATATCTAAATGTATGGCATCTCTTCGAAACTGAGGGGCGTTGTCGTTCATATCCAAAATTTCTACTTCTATGTTAAATATTCGTAGTGGATTTTCTAGTATAACCTCCAGTCTTAGATAGCAAGACGCTGATGACTTGGTAGGGCAAATATTTTCCCTGTCAATCTTCTCAACAATATACAGTTCTCCAGTCTCTTTGTTCACATCCAGATATTTCTTATTTGCGATAATGTCAAGACGCATCTTCCTCTGactcagtgtctttacatccaGGCTGAGATCGGTAGCAAGGTTAGCTACAACTGAaccttctttcatttcctcaGGTATTGAATAATGAGTCACTGAAGTCGATATGTTAcgaatgaaacaaacaaaaataaggaGCAGCACGTACCTTCCGCAAGCCTGCATTGTTACAAAGGGCCCCGTTGTTGTTTGCGGGTTAAAATCACTTCAGACGATATCTTTTTCGTTTCCAGCTATGTTGAATTTTTCTGTAATGGCATCCATCACAAACATAATTATGCAGTGGTAAttcctatttttcttttttgcaaaaaaaggaaaaacgcTTTTTCGGAGTAGAGGTTGAGTACCGCGGAGCTGTCCGCTTGTTTCACGATCTGCCCTGCTGACTGCGATTCACTGTCGTGGCGTTCATGTGCAGTTTTTATTGGTAAAGCAGCGccaccttttgttttttaaagcctttGTGCTCACCATTAGCTGCACTAAAAAATGAATAGTTTTGTATATGTTGTATCTGGATTTAAAGTCGTTTTTTATAAGACATtgtttaaagtacatttttcactattaaaggtttttttcatCTCAAAGTAGGTGGGCAATTAAATGTCATctattatttatacaaaataaacaaaaaaacacatgaagtgCATGTGTACATTAGACTCTCACCTGCAGAGTGGAGGCTGCTGAGCCACTAGTGTCTGTGAGTCCTGTTCCTCGTGGTAAACTGGACACGATGTATCTGGAGCCCTTTGGCACAGGCTGTCTGACCACCATCTTTCCTTTCCTGGTCTCTGCTAGAAACAGACTGTACCAGTAGGCATCGTTGGAAACCAGAGTGGAGTCTGCGATGGTGGAGTTCCTCTCACTGATCACACTGTTCCTGCAGGGAGGAGCCGCTTTGCTGGGTTTAGGCTTCTGACACTTGATTACGATGGTGACCAATATGGTGATCAGCAGGAGAAATGACACAGAGCCCAGACCGATGACCAGGTACAGGTTGAGGTCTGAGAAGATGTCATATTCTAGAGGCACCTCGGTCATGTCAGAGTAGGCCTTCACAGCAGTCTCCACTGTGGACAGCTTGATAGTGACTGTAGCAGAGAGGGCAGGCTCCCCGTTGTCCTTGGCAACAACAACCAGTCTCTGGTGGCGCGGGTCTCTGTAGCTGAACATCCTCATGGTCCGGATCTCTCCATTGTATTGGTCCAGACTGAACAAGGTGGCGTCAGTCACCTGCAGAAACTGGTAGGTGATCCGGGAGTTGTGCACCGAGTCTGTGTCTAAGGCTATCACTTTCGAAACCAGAGAGCCTTTATCTGTGGATCTGGGGATCTTTTCCTCCACCACCGAGCCCTGTGCACGCCACGGAGAGACAATAACCGGAGCGTTGTCGTTCTGGTCCACAATGATGATGTGCACCGTCACGTTActgctgagaggaggagagccagAGTCTCTGGCCTcgatgtggaagagaaactccttctCGATCTCATAGTCAAACGTTTTTAGTGCGTAAAGATTCCCATTCTCTGGGTTGATGGAGAACAGCATGGACATAGAGGTGTTGGCTATCTCCCTCTCTAGGATGAAATAAACTAGGTACTGGTTTTCATGGAGGTCAGGGTCAAACGCAGTGAGGGAACTGAGCAGGGCTCCAGGAGCGTTATTCTCCTCTACACGTATAGTATAAAATGAATGAGGGAACTGTGGCACATTGTCATTAACATCCAGCACCTCTAACGTCATAGTTTCATTGTCAGATAAAGGAGGAGAGCCCCtgtctgtcacagtgaaagtgaTGTCATATTCAGGGACCTTCTCTCGGTCTAATGGCTCTGACACCACTAATTCATAATAGTTACCAGAGGACTCCCTCAGTTTGAAAGGCATGTTATCTGGAATATGAAGATCAACTACTCCATTGTCACCTGAGTCTTTATCACTGACACTCACCACTGCTATCACTGTGTCCATTTCTATGTTTTCATTGACTGGACTCTGAAATGATTTAATAGATATTTCTGGGTGGTTATCATTCATGTCTTCAACAACAATTTTGACAGTGCATTGTCCTGATAAACTATTGACTCCTTTATCTGTTGCAATGACTTCCATATCATAAATCCTGAACTCCTCATAATTTAACATTCCTTTGACAGTAATTTCACCAGTGGAAGGATTCAGATTAAATGTTTCCTGCGTTTTCTCAGATGTATATAAACTGAAGGAGTATGTTATTTCTGAATTTGACCCCTCATCTAGGTCTGTTGCATTAAGATTAACAACAAGACTCCCAATAGGAGagttttccattattttaatACTATAACTTTTTTGGTCAAATGTAGGTGTGTTGTCATTAGTGTCTAAAACACGAACAATAACACTTGCAGTGCCAGAACGTGCAGGTGTGCCTCCATCTACAGCTGTGAGAATTAAATTATGCACAGCCTGCTGCTCTCGATCTAAAGTCTTTGTTAAGATTAATTCGGCAAATTTCGACCCATCTCTTCCTGTCTGAActtcaatattaaaatgttcactttCACTCAGATGGTATGTTTTTACTGAATTGCTTCCAACGTCAGGATCGACTGCATTGCTGAGAGAGAATCTCTCACCTTTCGGCGTTGCTTCAGATATATCTAAATGTATGACGTCTCTCCGAAATTGAGGGGCGTTGTCGTTCATATCCAAAATTTCTACCTCTATATTAAAAATTCGAACAGGGTTTTCTAGTATTACTTCCAGTTTGAGATAACAAGACGCTGATGACTTTGTAGGGCAAATATTTTCCCTGTCAATCTTCTCAACAATATACAGTTCTCCAGTCTCTTTGTTCACATCCAGATATTTCTTATTTGCGATAATGTCAAGACGCATCTTCCTCTGactcagtgtctttacatccaGGCTGAGATCGGTAGCAAGGTTAGCTACAACTGAaccttctttcatttcctcGGGTATTGAATAATGAGTCACTGAAGTCGATATGTTAcgaatgaaacaaacaaaaataaggaGCAGCACGTACCTTCCGCAAGCCTGCATTGTTACAAAGGGCCCCGTTGTTGTTTGCGGGTTAAAATCACTTCAGACGATATCTTTTTCGTTTCCAGCTATGTTGAATTTTTCTGTAATGGCATCCATCACAAACATAATTATGCAGTGGTAATtcctatttttcttttgtgcaaaaaaaggaaaaaacgcTTTTTCGGAGTAGAGGTTGAGTACCGCGGAGCTGTCCGCTTGTTTCACGATCTGCCCTGCTGACTGCGATTCACTGTCGTGGCGTTCAGGTGCAGTTTTTATTAGTAAAGCAGCGccaccttttgttttttaaagcctttGTGCTCACCATTAGCTGCACTAAAAAAAGAATAGTTTTGTATATGTTGTATCTGGATTTAAAGTCGTTTTTTATAAGACATtgtttaaagtacatttttcactATTAAAGGTTGTTTTCATCTCAAAGTAGGTGGGAAATTAAATGTCATctattatttatacaaaataaacaaaaaaacacatgaagtgCATGTGTACATTAGACTCTCACCTGCAGAGTGGAGGCTGCTGAGCCACTAGTGTCTGTGAGTCCTGTTCCTCGTGGTATACTGGACACGATGTATCTGGAGCCCTTTGGCACAGGCTGTCTGACCACCATCTTTCCTTTCCTGGTCTCTGCTAGAAACAGACTGTACCAGTAGGCATCGTTGGAAACCAGAGTGGAGTCTGCGATGGTGGAGTTCCTCTCACTGATCACACTGTTCCTGCAGGGAGGAGCCGCTTTGCTGGGCTTAGGCTTCTGACACTTGATTACGATGGTGACCAATATGGTGATCAGCAGGAGAAATGACACAGAGCCCAGACCGATGACCAGGTACAGGTTGAGGTCTGAGAAGATGTCATATTCTAAAGGCACCTCGGTCATGTCAGAGTAGGCCTTCACGGCAGTCTCCACTGTGGACAGCTTGATGGTGACTGTAGCAGAGAGGGCAGGCTCCCCGTTGTCCTTGGCAACAACAACCAGTCTCTGGTGGCGCGGGTCTCTGTAGCTGAACATCCTCATGGTCCGGATCTCTCCGTTGTATTGGTCCAGACTGAACAAGGTGGCATCAGTCACCTGCAGAAACTGGTAGGTGACCCGGGAGTTGTGCACCGAGTCTGTGTCCAAGGCTATCACTTTAGAAACCAGAGAGCCTTTATCGGTGGATCTGGGGATCTTTTCCTCCACCACCGAGCCCTGTGCGCGCCACGGAGAGACAATAACCGGAGCGTTGTCGTTCTGGTCCACAATGATGATGTGCACCGTCACGTTActgctgagaggaggagagccagAGTCTCTGGCCTCGATGTGGAAGACAAATTCCTTCTCGATCTCATAGTCAAACGTTTTTAGTGCGTAAAGAATCCCGTTCTCTGGGTTGATGGAGAACAGCATGGACATAGAAGTGTTGGCTATCTCCCTCTCTAGGATGAAATAAACTAGGTACTGGTTTTCATGGAGGTCAGGGTCAAACGCAGTGAGGGAACTGAGCAGGGCTCCAGGAGCGTTATTCTCCTCTACACGTATAGTATAAAATGACTGAGGGAACTGTGGCA
The DNA window shown above is from Eleginops maclovinus isolate JMC-PN-2008 ecotype Puerto Natales chromosome 23, JC_Emac_rtc_rv5, whole genome shotgun sequence and carries:
- the LOC134859317 gene encoding protocadherin alpha-C2-like, with amino-acid sequence MQACGRYVLLLIFVCFIRNISTSVTHYSIPEEMKEGSVVANLATDLSLDVKTLSQRKMRLDIIANKKYLDVNKETGELYIVEKIDRENICPTKSSASCYLKLEVILENPVRIFNIEVEILDMNDNAPQFRRDVIHLDISEATPKGERFSLSNAVDPDVGSNSVKTYHLSESEHFNIEVQTGRDGSKFAELILTKTLDREQQAVHNLILTAVDGGTPARSGTASVIVRVLDTNDNTPTFDQKSYSIKIMENSPIGSLVVNLNATDLDEGSNSEITYSFSLYTSEKTQETFNLNPSTGEITVKGMLNYEEFRIYDMEVIATDKGVNSLSGQCTVKIVVEDMNDNHPEISIKSFQSPVNENIEMDTVIAVVSVSDKDSGDNGVVDLHIPDNMPFKLRESSGNYYELVVSEPLDREKVPEYDITFTVTDRGSPPLSDNETMTLEVLDVNDNVPQFPHSFYTIRVEENNAPGALLSSLTAFDPDLHENQYLVYFILEREIANTSMSMLFSINPENGNLYALKTFDYEIEKEFLFHIEARDSGSPPLSSNVTVHIIIVDQNDNAPVIVSPWRAQGSVVEEKIPRSTDKGSLVSKVIALDTDSVHNSRITYQFLQVTDATLFSLDQYNGEIRTMRMFSYRDPRHQRLVVVAKDNGEPALSATVTIKLSTVETAVKAYSDMTEVPLEYDIFSDLNLYLVIGLGSVSFLLLITILVTIVIKCQKPKPSKAAPPCRNSVISERNSTIADSTLVSNDAYWYSLFLAETRKGKMVVRQPVPKGSRYIVSSLPRGTGLTDTSGSAASTLQYPK
- the LOC134859323 gene encoding protocadherin alpha-C2-like codes for the protein MKEGSVVANLATDLSLDVKTLSQRKMRLDIIANKKYLDVNKETGELYIVEKIDRENICPTKSSASCYLRLEVILENPLRIFNIEVEILDMNDNAPQFRRDAIHLDISEATPKGERFSLSNAVDPDVGSNSVKTYHLSESEHFSIELQTGREGSKFAELILTKSLDREQQAVHNLILTAVDGGTPARSGTASVIVHVSDLNDNTPTFEKATYDIKIMENSPIGSMVVYLNATDLDEGSNSDITYSYSLYTSEKTQETFNLNPSTGEITVKGMLNYEDFRIYDMEVIATDKGVNSLTGQCTVNIIVEDMNDNHPEISIKSFQNPVNENIELDTVIAVVSVSDKDSGDNGVIDLHIPHNIPFKLRESSDNYYELVVSEPLDREKVPEYDITFTVTDRGSPPLSDNETMTLELLDVNDNVPQFPQSFFTIRVEENNAPGALLSSLSAFDPDLHENQYLVYFILEREIANTSMSMLFSINPENGNLYALKTFDYEIEKEFLFHVEARDSGSPPLSSNVTVHIIIVDQNDNAPVIVSPWRAQGSVVEEKIPRSTDKGSLVSKVIALDTDSVHNSRITYQFLQVTDATLFSLDQYNGDIRTMRMFSYRDPRHQRLVVVAKDNGEPALSATVTIKLSTVETAVKAYSDMTEVPLEYDIFSDLNLYLVIGLGAVSFLLLITILVTIVIKCQKPKHSKAAPPCRNSVISERNSTIADSTLVSNDAYWYSLFLAETRKGKMVVRQPVPKGSRYIVSSIPRGTGLTDTSDSAASTLQIRRYD